The Halomonas sp. KG2 genome segment TACCTTTGGTCGGGTTAACGACCATGTCATTGGCACGATTATTAATACCAATCAGCATACCTTCGTATACTTCAGTGGCGTGATCGATAATCAGCTTGCCGCGCTCTTGCAGGGCGTAGAGTGCATAAGCAAGGGCTTTGCCGCCAACCATTGAGACCAGTACGCCATTGCGACGCTCGATGGAAGCATCGGGCTTTAGCGGGCCGTAGTGATCAAAGCGGCTGGTCAGGATGCCGGTGCCGGAGGTCAAGGTTAAGAATTGACCACGGAAACCAATCAAACCGCGCGCCGGGATGATGAAGTCGAGACGCACACGACCCTTACCATCGGGGTTCATATTGGTCATTTCACCCTTGCGGTAGCCAAGCTCTTCCATGATCGAGCCTTGATGCTGCTCTTCACAGTCGATGATGACTTCTTCGTAGGGCTCTTGCTTAACGCCGTCGATCTCTTTAATGATGACTTCTGGGCGGCCAACCGCCAGCTCGAAGCCTTCGCGACGCATGGTTTCAATCAACACTGATAAGTGAAGCTCACCACGGCCAGAAACTTTGAACTTCTCAGGGGTTTCGCCCTGTTCAACGCGTAGCGCCACGTTGTGGATAAGCTCTTGTTCCAGACGATCTTTAATATTACGGCTGGTGACGAACTTGCCTTCTTTTCCGGCGAACGGTGAGTCATTGACCTGGAACGTCATCGAAACGGTCGGCTCGTCAACAGACAACGGCGGCAGCGCTTCAATGGCACTCGGGTCACACAGCGTGTCAGAAATTGATAGATCTTCAATGCCAGTAACGCAGACGATATCGCCTGCTGTCGCTTCCGTTGTCTGGACGCGCTCAAGACCCATATGAGTCATGACCTGGCCGATCTTACCCTTACGGGTAGAGCCATCAACGCTGATGATCGAAATTTGCTGGTTAGGCTTCACCGAGCCACGCTTGATGCGGCCAAGGCCGATAACGCCGACGTAGCTGTTGTAATCCAGTGCGGAGATTTGCATCTGGAATGGACCATCGATCTCAACCGCGGGCGGCTCAACGATATCGACAATCGCCTGGAACATGGGGTCCATGTTGTCGGCCAGCTCTTCAGGGTCCATGCCAGCAATGCCGTTTAGCGCCGAGCAGTAGATAATCGGGAAGTCGAGCTGGTCATCAGAAGCCCCTAGGTTGTCAAACAGATCAAAGATCTGGTCGATAACCCAATCCGGGCGTGCGCCGGGGCGGTCAATTTTATTGACGACGACGATCGGCTTCAGGCCCTGGGCAAATGCTTTCTGGGTAACGAAGCGAGTCTGCGGCATAGGGCCGTCAACGGCGTCTACCAGAAGCAGTACCGAGTCCACCATGGACATAACCCGCTCAACTTCGCCACCAAAGTCGGCGTGTCCAGGGGTGTCCACGATGTTGATGTGGTAATCCTTACCATTGCCATCTTGCCACTGAATAGCAGTGTTTTTGGCCAGGATGGTAATACCGCGCTCTTTTTCCTGGTCATTGGAGTCCATGATGCGCTCTTGGCCTTCGGCCTTGCGGTCGAGCGTTCCGGACTGGCTTAACAGCTTGTCTACCAAGGTAGTTTTACCGTGGTCAACGTGGGCGATGATGGCAATGTTGCGAAGATTCTCGATCACGACGCGATCCTGCTAGAAAAATAGGGCGGCATTATAGGGTCTGGGCGCGGTCCACTACCAGTGCTGTCTTAAATAAAGGTGCAAGTCAATAACCTAAACATGGCAGTTTTCGCTCCAGCGGTGCTTCCGTTAAGATAGGCGTTTTCCCAGTTGGGGCAAGCACATGACCATCGGTAACCTGATGCGTTTGTTGAGCGATGGCGAGGTTCATTCCGGTGAACAATTAGGTGAAGCGCTGGGCGTTTCTCGAGCCGCCGTATGGAAACAACTAAAAAAATTAGACGCACTGGGCGTTGAATTGGTGGCTGTGAAAGGTCGAGGGTATCGACTTGCCTATCCGCTAGAGCCGCTTGATGGGGCAAAAATTGTAGAGCGTTTGCCCGCTAGTGCTCGCCACCTCTTAACCAGGCTATTCATTGAAGACCAGTTGCCATCGAGCAATGAATATGTGCGCGAACGCTTTGCGCAGGGGGCCGGGCACGGTGAGGTATGCTTCGCTGAGCTACAAACCGCAGGTCGTGGCCGTCGCGGGCGCGTATGGTCTACGCCTTGGGGGCAAAGCTTGATGCTCTCGCTTGGCTGGCGTTTTGAATCAGGAGTTAATGCGCTGGAGGGGTTGAGTCTTGCGGTTGGCGTGGTGGTTGCTCAAGTGCTGGAGCAGTATGGGGTTTCACCAAAATTAAAATGGCCTAACGATATACTGCTGGCAGAGAAAGGTAGTGAGCTTGGCAAGCTGGCCGGTATTTTGATTGAAGTCACTGGGGATGCAGCGGGCCCCTGTGAAGTGGTCATTGGCATTGGTATGAATCTATCGCTACCCGATAGCTTGCGTGCCGCTATTGATCAGCCTGTGGCAGCGCTGTTTGATGCAAAAGCGGGTATTTCGCGCAATCAGTTAGCCGCGGATATGGTGTCTGAGCTATTGGATATGCTGGCAGGTTTCGAAAGCGAAGGGTTTGCCCCTTGGCGAGATGAATGGAATAGTCGCCATGCCTATGCAGGGTTGCCGATCCGTATTATTCAGGGTGAGCGCTCAAGCGATGCAGTGGCTAGAGAGGTAGATGAGAGTGGTAATCTTTGGGTTACCGAAAATGATCACTCGCGACGCCTGTCGGGCGGTGAGATCAGTGTACGCAGGCGCCTATGATTTTGGATTTGGATATCGGCAATACGCTATCGAAATGGCGTTTAAAAGATGCCGAAAGTAGTGAAATACGTTCACGAGGTGCTGTGTGGACACGGGAGGAGTGGCGGCCTGGGTCAGATATTCCGAATCTTGATGTCGTCGAGGCGGTGCGCATTTCCAGTGTCGCTAGAGCTGCCGTGCTGGAGGAGACCGTTGCCTTGCTGCGTCGCCAGGTGCGCCAAGTGTATGTTGCACGCTCAACTCCTGAAGCACTGGGTGTTGTCAACGGGTATGAAGAGCCTGGGCGACTGGGCGTCGATCGTTGGATGGGGGCGCTGGCAGGCTACCAATTGGCGGGCGGTTGCTGTGCAGTCGATTGTGGTAGTGCGATCACCATTGATTTTGTATTGCCGGGTGGTGTCCATCTCGGCGGATTTATCGTCCCCGGGTTACGATTAATGAAAGAGAGCCTTAAATTAGGCACCCGCAACGTAGCCATTGATCCAGAAAGTGAAGCTGATGCGTTATTGGAGCCGGGGAGGCGCACGGTAGATGCTGTCAATCACGGTATCTATATGGCGGCGGTCAGTGCGATTAATAGAATTTACAGTGAAGTCTGCGATCAGCAGGGGATTGCATTGCCAGTGCTATTGACGGGTGGTGATGCCAGAGTGGTTTCCCGTGGTGTTCAAGTGCCCCATGCGGTATGGCCGGATATGGTCTACGGGGGGCTGGAAGCCTGCTTTCCGCTGACCTTTGCGGAGCGTGCTGGAAAAATGTCAGGCGCACCAGGGGTGCCTGAGCCTGTTTCGTTAGAAAAAATTCGCGCAGGTCTTGCATTCTCAATGCTGCTTTGACAGAATGCAGCGCGTTCCAAGGCATAAGCCACTTTAAATATTAGTGCGCAAGTGTTGGTAAGTTCACAAGCTTTGATAAATAAAGAGTTTGTAAGCTTGACATGGCTTTGGAGGCTGGCATAATGTGCCGCCACAGCTGGAGAGGTTCCCGAGTGGCCAAAGGGAGCAGACTGTAAATCTGCCGCGAAAGCTTCGAAGGTTCGAATCCTTCCCTCTCCACCAGTTTTATCGAGCAGTGACTGAGTCATTGCTTGGGAATGAAAGGCCGGTAAGCGGGCTTAGCTACTGTATCTCGTGCAACGGGTTGTCATTCCATAGGCAAGTTCGGCGGGCGTAGTTCAATGGTAGAACCTCAGCCTTCCA includes the following:
- a CDS encoding biotin--[acetyl-CoA-carboxylase] ligase, producing the protein MTIGNLMRLLSDGEVHSGEQLGEALGVSRAAVWKQLKKLDALGVELVAVKGRGYRLAYPLEPLDGAKIVERLPASARHLLTRLFIEDQLPSSNEYVRERFAQGAGHGEVCFAELQTAGRGRRGRVWSTPWGQSLMLSLGWRFESGVNALEGLSLAVGVVVAQVLEQYGVSPKLKWPNDILLAEKGSELGKLAGILIEVTGDAAGPCEVVIGIGMNLSLPDSLRAAIDQPVAALFDAKAGISRNQLAADMVSELLDMLAGFESEGFAPWRDEWNSRHAYAGLPIRIIQGERSSDAVAREVDESGNLWVTENDHSRRLSGGEISVRRRL
- a CDS encoding type III pantothenate kinase, giving the protein MILDLDIGNTLSKWRLKDAESSEIRSRGAVWTREEWRPGSDIPNLDVVEAVRISSVARAAVLEETVALLRRQVRQVYVARSTPEALGVVNGYEEPGRLGVDRWMGALAGYQLAGGCCAVDCGSAITIDFVLPGGVHLGGFIVPGLRLMKESLKLGTRNVAIDPESEADALLEPGRRTVDAVNHGIYMAAVSAINRIYSEVCDQQGIALPVLLTGGDARVVSRGVQVPHAVWPDMVYGGLEACFPLTFAERAGKMSGAPGVPEPVSLEKIRAGLAFSMLL
- the typA gene encoding translational GTPase TypA; the protein is MIENLRNIAIIAHVDHGKTTLVDKLLSQSGTLDRKAEGQERIMDSNDQEKERGITILAKNTAIQWQDGNGKDYHINIVDTPGHADFGGEVERVMSMVDSVLLLVDAVDGPMPQTRFVTQKAFAQGLKPIVVVNKIDRPGARPDWVIDQIFDLFDNLGASDDQLDFPIIYCSALNGIAGMDPEELADNMDPMFQAIVDIVEPPAVEIDGPFQMQISALDYNSYVGVIGLGRIKRGSVKPNQQISIISVDGSTRKGKIGQVMTHMGLERVQTTEATAGDIVCVTGIEDLSISDTLCDPSAIEALPPLSVDEPTVSMTFQVNDSPFAGKEGKFVTSRNIKDRLEQELIHNVALRVEQGETPEKFKVSGRGELHLSVLIETMRREGFELAVGRPEVIIKEIDGVKQEPYEEVIIDCEEQHQGSIMEELGYRKGEMTNMNPDGKGRVRLDFIIPARGLIGFRGQFLTLTSGTGILTSRFDHYGPLKPDASIERRNGVLVSMVGGKALAYALYALQERGKLIIDHATEVYEGMLIGINNRANDMVVNPTKGKKLDNMRSTGNDENIVLTPPIKFTLEQAIEFLDSDELVEVTPSHIRLRKKHLTENERKRAGKK